A segment of the Coffea arabica cultivar ET-39 chromosome 8c, Coffea Arabica ET-39 HiFi, whole genome shotgun sequence genome:
AAATTCAGCTTCTGCACTCGATAATGCTACCACCTTTTGTCTCTTGCTTCTCCAAGTAACTAGATTACCACCGACGAATGTAAAGTAACCTGAGGTTGACTTTCGATTGGTAGCATCTCCTGCCCAATCGGCATCAGTGTAACCATCAATATTAAGATGACCATTTTTGGAAAATAAGAGACCCTTCCCAGGAGAACCCTTTAAGTACCGAAGAATTCTCATCACAGCTTCCATGTGCCGATTACTGGGTGAATGCATAAATCGGCTGACCACACTAACAGAATAGGCAATATCGGGCCGAGTATGTGACAAGTAGATCAGCTTACCGACCAATCTTTGATATCTCTCTTTGTCAGTTGGTTTCTGATATGGATATTCTCCTAACTTGTGGTTTAGCATAATTGGCGTGTCAGCAGGTTTGCAATccaggatgtgagaacccgtaaatccctaataattttcttagggtttatttcctttaatggcatgatttctgcattttctggcttagaaatattttcttagtggattttacgagtaaatatagtttttagatgatttttcttgtaacgaatagattttgagaaattaagaacgtatatcaggcgtgggacccactagtgcgaaaagttcggaaaaattcggccaattaggttaaattccggatactgtgtaaaatttatcgggtgttaagagataagtagagtgtgtgaaatggttgaggtgagagagaaaagaaaggataggattgcattaatggtgtgacaagtgtcaccatcttatgggttgaagcttatggaacactattcatttttttttgacttttgaccaaaattggttaaatatctaaaaatttcacaaaaaatcccCATTTTCTcaccttggatggccggccctcttacctcaagaaggaagagaacttcatcattttgcaagcttccatttggttcaatcttccataaacaaaagcttagactagatttcactccataaaatcctatcttctagtgctagtaagggttgtagtgaaatttgtttgaagctctaaggtggccaacctctctacacctcttgttcttaggtaagtgatgttttactacttccttatacttaatgatggttattttgtgcttaagggTGGCAtaagtgttggaatatatgatttatttcttgatttgaagagttttggtgaagttttccattttgtgatgaattttctggtgtaatatgaaatgaatgttgtggccatctttgatgattggcaatggactataatggctctagtaggtatgtttgataagtatttgcaatcaattttggatttggatggaaaatggaaagttagggttcttattattcccaattctgtccggttttagatcactgggttaaaggccgaattagactttgctcaaaacatgaaagttgtaggtattgatgtgtttgaggtgcctgtaaaatttcagggcatttggattagtgtagagtgagttatgacgaaattactgtagctattctgctttggacagaatgcgaaaactgcgtttgtagttggccattttgactggaattggtttggattttgaagttggtgtcttctgatgaaatgtagctgaatgtcttagctaacatatgcctttggaatttcggcatttggactagtatggactgagatataccgattacagttttctgtgttttgcaaacctgttttgggaattctggtatagtatttcgtatttttgacctagttgggccaggaactggattgagtgaccttctacattgttgtggccctgtttcatagcttcgaaacggtgggtcttacacccccatccgataatcgtagtgaaattgacgccattaccgcattaggaggtcaaaactgtttttattgttggaacaaatgagttacatttcctgattttctggtttgctttaatgcttatttatgcatatgaaaccttactggggttgtggttggcatggctatatgactcgttatcgagtctcttttggggcttgctttcatttcggttgtttcctagctaagttttgtacttgtactactttgagcctagtgaacggcttttgggaaatgagatgacttttgtgtgaaatgttgggactgatttgaggatataatgaagccttaatggctggaaaagtaagaaatttaggggaagtgctgcccaattttctaggccgtttggtttctttaagttggattggcctttttgtggaaatgaaaggcttttgggttgtttgtgcCTAAGTCTTCATActaacttttcgttttcaagaaaatcatgtttttgtacccttgcattagtatgtctcacttgtgcattccgtttattcgattttagatatgaaaccttcaattggtttattttgattattttagggtttcttggcgattaaggccaatctgaagtgaaactttttgaagttgaattggtgaatgtaccactccccttcattgctgtttaacttgatttctgctctgtaatttgttaaatttgtttgagacgagggtgtactttatcacactcgttcttttatctgttcatatgccaattttgagtgcctatctgaatctgccgtctgaatctgctatctgaatctgctattctgtatctgtatctgaatctgttatctgtatctgcatctgttcggatttctatgacttatgagctcaatcctgtggctaagttattcgagtcgggccggcaagggcctggacgattagataacgaaccacggtagtctgttcggggatttttgggtattgagacccttgattccggtatactcgagtattaccatttctgttcggttacggtgagcgggcccggtaaaggggtgtttggtggacggaattcggtgtaaagaggggtctacggacgcgttggttctatatgcgttgacggagagtcaaccggtttggatcaagtactgcactggaaatttggctcctgagagccacccgtatccttctgatttgactcattagttcctttgctttacatctgacatgtgtatctgatttgtaaaatgtgaaatgccatgactttattgctatctgtttggtacctcattgagcgcaagctcaccccgttctgttccttttgttttccttacaggaaaaataaatacttttggactggatttgataatcggttgccgacttgagctagttggacatatcttttgtatagctcatgtattaaaaccctaaatgtactattggtccgtttctcttttggatttggcaaaccgtacatgtatccacttttgaatcactttggtatgccccttttgggaagtatatgctaacttgtgagatgtaaatatttgcttgacgtttggttgggttttgacgtgtcggttcctcttcatggccgactccgactttgttttttccttattttgtgGATTCGACTGGTTTTCACGCGGTTGTATGACCCGAAAAGTATTAGATCgcgctaatctgatccgtagtcctggcgagagctgggcaggcagtccgccaacccctttggttcgccttaggggaaagtggggctgtcacacaggAGCCCAACCTCTGCCAACAGATCAAGTACATACTTCCTCTGGGATAGGACGATGCCTTGTGCCGATCTCGCCACTTCAATTCCCAGGAAATACTTGAGATTCCCCAAACTCTTCATTTCAAATTCAGCCGCCAGCTGATTTTGTAGTTTGGAGATTTCCTTTTCATCATTGCCTGTGATAATCATATCATCGACATAAATTATTAAGGTAGTTACCTTTCCATGCTGATGTTTTAGGAAAAGAGTATGGTCAGCATTACTCTGCTGAAAACCATACTTCTTCATAGCTAGCGTAAAACGGCCGAACCAAGCACGTGGTGACTGTTTGAGTCCATACAATGCTTTCTGTAATCGGCACACAGTAGTTGTTTTCGATACTGTAGAACACCCTGGTGGGATATCCATGTAGACTTCCTCCTCCAGATTCCCATGCAGGAAAGTGTTCTTCACATCAAACTGATGCAATGGCCAATCCAAATTTGCCGCAAGAGATATCAGTACTCTAACCGTATCCAATTTAGCCACTGGTGAAAAAGTTTCCTGGTAATCGATGCCATAGGTCTGAGTGTATCCTTTAGCCACGAGACGAGCTTTATATCTATCGATTGATCCATCAGCCTTATACTTGATTGTGAAAACCCATTTGCATCCCACCGTCCTCTTCCCATCTGGTAATGGGACCAAAGTCCACGTGTCATTTTTTTGCAATGCCAACATCTCATCCTTAATTGCTTGAGTCCAGTTTGGATCTTTGAAAGCAGCATGCACATCTTTTGGAATGTCAGTTGACGACACATTATTCACAAAGGCTTCAAGAGGTTCAGATAGCCTGTGAGTGGACATATAATTGGCAATGGAATACTTTGATCGCTTTGCATGACTTTCTGGAGAGTACCGAGTCGGTGGCTTACCCCGATTGGATCTGTCAGGTAATACATATCTTGCAGTAGTATCTAACATAACATTAGAATCAGCAGGAGTACTTACCTCAGGAACATTCTCAGGAGACATGCAGTTAGGTACTGAAGAGGGAGGGATTATATCAACAATTTCATCAGTAGCATCAGCATTTCCATCGGCAGCTCCTCCATCGACGGCTCCATGGACAAAATCAATAGGACAGCTAGCAACCATACTTTCATCAGCAGCTTTATCGGTTCCATCGACAGGGGGCTCCGTGGGCTCGGCAATGGGAGAAACAGTAGCTTCACCGACAGAATCAGTGGGACAGCACGGCCACGCTAATCCTGGCCAATTCTTTTCTTCTGTATCCCTTGTCTCCCCCTGAAGGGAAGAATTGGATGCCGAGGAGAAAAATGTGTCCGACTCCAAGAATGTAACATCCATGGTTTCATACATCTTGCTAGTGGTTGGATCATAGCACCGATAGCCCTTCTTGTGCACTGCATACCCCACGAAGACACAACGAACAGCACAGGGATCAAGCTTACTTCGTTGATTCTTGTGCCGATGAACAAATGCTACACAACCAAACGCCCGTGCCGGAAGCATTAGAACCGATGGTAGAGTGAAATGTTGAGACAGTGCTTGCAGCGGTGTCTGGAAGTTGATAACTTTTGAAGGCAGTCTATTCAATAAATAGACTGCTGTTGTGACTGCATCATTCCAATATCGGCGAGGAACATGGGCACCAATCAGTAATGCTCTTGCTATTTCAAGGATATGTCGATTCTTTCTTTCAGCTActccattttgctgtggagtttGGGTGCATGATGTTTCATGTATAAGACCATTGATATTAAAGAACTCTTGTAGTGGCCGATTAACATACTCACCACCATTATCAGATCGAAGAATCTTGACTGTTGCTGAAAACTGTGTATGAATCATGGAACAAAATGACTTGAAAATATCAAGAACTTCATTCTTATGTTTTAACAAATACAACCAAGTCATTCGAGTACAGTCATCTACGAAAGTTACAAACCAACGGACTCCAGTAGATGAAGTGATCGGGGATGGTCCCCAAACATCAGAATGTACTAAAGCAAAAGGTGTATTCGACTTATTCAAACTGACAGGATATGAGGCCCTATGACTTTTGGCTAATACACAGGTCTCACATTTTAAATCGGCAGTTTTGATACTCGAAAAAAGTGCTGGAAAAAGGTGCTTCATATACCCAAAAGAAGGATGTCCTAGTCGCTGATGCCACAATCGAATCTCTCGTTCTTTGGTGTTATCGGTACTCCTTGTCTGATTGGCTCTACCGATACTGAAATCATCAATGTAATATAGATCCCCCCTCCTAGTACCACGACCGATTATCTCCTTTGTGAGAATTTCCTGAAGAAGACAGAAGGTTGGATACATCAGTACCATACAGTTAAGATCAGTAGTTATTTGACTTACTGATAGTAACTTATTTGACAGTGAGGGAATCAATAAAGTATTCGGTAGAGATAAAGACGGAGATAAAGTAACAGTTCCAGCTCCTGTAACTGGATACTGCACACCATTAGCATTGGAAATTTTCGACCGTCGTGGTTGAGTTACGGATGAGAAGTCAGTTGGATCATAGGTCATATGATCAGTGGCTCCTGAATCGACAATCCAATTACTATCGCGTCGATGTGAGGAGTTCATACCTTGATGCTGATTGGTAGAAGACGTAGAGTGCACCTGGGCAATATTGATATCAGCAACTGCAACGGCCACCTTTCCATTCTGACCAGCAACATTCAGTCGATCAGCGGGCCAATTTCGCCCTTTGCGCTCTTTCCACCAGGTTGGATATCCGTGCAACTTGAAGCACGTATCTTGTGTGTGCCCTTTCTTATTGCAGTGGGCACAATTAACTTCCTCAGTTGGCATCTCGGCTCGGGGTACTAAAATCGGCTCATTcttccttcccttggaagccATGACAGAGCCGATTGAGTGGTCTCCCCCTGTTATCATCACCGATTGTCTGCTGTCTTCTCGTCGGACATAGGCATATGCCTCTTCTACTGTTGGAAATGGTTTCATCCGCAGAACATCACTGCGAATCTGGTCCAGTCGGTCATCTAACCCATCGAGGAAAGTGTAGACTCTCTCTTCCTGTATGAGAGAATTATACCTGCTGATATCGGCAGCACATTCCATCGGGTTCGGCCGACGAAAATCGATCTCCCTCCACAAACCTTGCAAATCGTTGTAGTACTTTTCGATCAGCCCACCAGCTTGTCTCAGTCTAGTCACCTTCCGCCTCAGATCATACAGTTGGGATGTATCGGTTCCATCAAAGTATGTGGTAGCAATAGCATCCCATACCGCTTTTGCTGTGGGAAAACGAACAAAGGTACCGATCAAGGATGGAGCCATATTATTTATCAACCACCCTTTCACGATAGAGTCTTCAGTTCGCCACCGTCGATACGCTGGATCTGTTGGTGACGGCTGAGGGAGTTCACCATTAATATACCCCAATTTGTCCTTCCCTGAGATATACATCTCGACAATTTGGGACCATAAGGCATAGTTGGTATCATCCAACTTGATGCCGATCTGAGCCGAAGACGAATCCATGCTCGGTGTAGACTTCTGGCAGCTATTCAGGACTTCCATCATCCAAGTGGCAAAATCCTCTAGAACTACGTCAGCTTGTCCTTTCCCACCGTCCGTGAGCGTAGACGATTCGGCCATGGCTGGTTGTTGAAGAAATTATCAGAGTAACACTTTGGAGCAGAGATCCTAGAATCcctgctctgataccatgtttGAAGGAACGAAATTTAGAGAGAGAGTTTTGGGaagattttctttatttctctgATGCAGACTAATGATGGTACCgatgcctatttataggctttaCACAAGAAGGTCATTGATTATCCTCTCACCTATCAACCACTAACAGATATCTATCAACCACTAATAGATAACAATCATTCCTATCATATCTCTAATTGATATACATTCAAACATTAAGAATATTCACGAATCTTATCTGATACCAATTACAATTCAATCCAACAGATTTGTCCTTCACATCTAATAGTGGATgatgaaagtgaaaaatatatatataaatatatagatTCTACTCAACTCAAAGTGAATGCCAGTCAGTCGCTGCCAGATAAAGCTGCAATCTAAGTGGTAGAAAGAAAACCTGAATGGAAGATAGATTTGTCTCTAATACATACCCTTAATTCCTTGAGTTTGACAACTTGCAAGAGCCAAGAAAAGGTACACTAGAAGTTGAAGCTTTCTGATAGATTTCGGTGGTTTTTTGATCATTTTTGAAGCTAAGGCCATGTGGAACGTAAATGAACCTAAATCTAACAGGCATGGAGTAAGGAACACTCCCATTTTCAACTCCATCAGGCATAGTTTGGCCAGTCGGTCATTGGTGCCATTTCAAGGGTACATGGCTTAATAAGCAATTGTGCGTTCACCTTTTGCAACCTATATACAAGGAGCTAAGCTAATAAACGTTATCGAAGCACAACTCTCCAACATATATAGCTGAAAACTGCATTAAGAATCAAGAACGAGAATCAATGGCTCCAGCCATGATTCGCCATCTTCTTGCAAGCGTTGTTCTCCTTATGGCGGTCATGGCAAACGGGCAACCCACGGGCTCCAAACATCGGACGGCTAGATGTGCTGACAGGAAATTCAGTGCATGTTACAGTCAGCCGGCACAGTACTGCCCCGCTGAATGCCCAAATTACTGTGCAGTTGACTGTTTTAGATGCCTACCTGTTTGTGTTCCAAAGCCACCTCCAggtccaccaccaccaccaagaCAAAGACGGTCACCGCATCCACCTcgtcctccaccaccaccaagaCGAAGACGGTCACCGCCTCCACCTCgttctccaccaccaccacctcatTACCATCATTCCCCACCTCCTCCTTTCAATGCTCCACCATCACCCCCTACTTCGAATTCCACCCCACCTCCACTGACACCACCAACTTCGAGTCCTCCTCCACTAGCGACTCCACCACCTTTGAGCCCCCCTCCAGCGTCATCTACACCTAGTCCACCACCAGAAGTATCTGGAAAAAGAGTCCACTGcaagaacaaaaattacacCAAGTGCTACCGCATGGAACAACGTTGCCCAAGTTCTTGTCCAGACCAATGTGAGGTTGACTGCGTCACCTGCAGTCCTGTTTGTAGTAAGTCCCGTTTCTTCTAGTTTTATTATCTACTTTTCTGGTcaatcaaggaaagaaaaagaaaaatcacactTCGTTTTGTTAGGATTCGTAGAACTTAAAATGGTTGTCTGAAACTAGGGTGATTTCATGTATTGATgtctttgtttctttccaaattCTACTGTAACAAAAAACATTATAGGCTAATCAAAACATCCTATTCTTCATGTCCAGACTGCAACAAGCCAGGGGCTGTCTGCCAGGATCCACGATTTATTGGGGCTGATGGAATTACCTTCTACTTCCATGGCAAAAAGGATCAAGACTTCTGTATAGTTTCCGATTCTAATTTACACATCAATGCTCACTTCATTGGAAAGAAAAGCGAGAACATGACAAGGGACTTTACTTGGGTCCAGTCCCTTGGTATTCTATTTGACAACCATCAAATATTTGTTGGTGCTAAGAGGACAGCAACATGGGACAATGCAGTTGATCGCCTAGACCTAGATTTTGATGGACAACAAATACTCCTATCCGAAGGTGCAGGTTCCAAATGGCTACCAGCTACAGCACCTGGCGTTTCCATCACCAGGTCTTTTGACGTCAATGCTGCAGTTATAGAAGTGGAAGGGAACTTCCAGATAAAAGCAACTGT
Coding sequences within it:
- the LOC140013270 gene encoding uncharacterized protein, with the protein product MAESSTLTDGGKGQADVVLEDFATWMMEVLNSCQKSTPSMDSSSAQIGIKLDDTNYALWSQIVEMYISGKDKLGYINGELPQPSPTDPAYRRWRTEDSIVKGWLINNMAPSLIGTFVRFPTAKAVWDAIATTYFDGTDTSQLYDLRRKVTRLRQAGGLIEKYYNDLQGLWREIDFRRPNPMECAADISRYNSLIQEERVYTFLDGLDDRLDQIRSDVLRMKPFPTVEEAYAYVRREDSRQSVMITGGDHSIGSVMASKGRKNEPILVPRAEMPTEEVNCAHCNKKGHTQDTCFKLHGYPTWWKERKGRNWPADRLNVAGQNGKVAVAVADINIAQVHSTSSTNQHQGNSHKGDNRSWY
- the LOC113706135 gene encoding uncharacterized protein; protein product: MAPAMIRHLLASVVLLMAVMANGQPTGSKHRTARCADRKFSACYSQPAQYCPAECPNYCAVDCFRCLPVCVPKPPPGPPPPPRQRRSPHPPRPPPPPRRRRSPPPPRSPPPPPHYHHSPPPPFNAPPSPPTSNSTPPPLTPPTSSPPPLATPPPLSPPPASSTPSPPPEVSGKRVHCKNKNYTKCYRMEQRCPSSCPDQCEVDCVTCSPVCNCNKPGAVCQDPRFIGADGITFYFHGKKDQDFCIVSDSNLHINAHFIGKKSENMTRDFTWVQSLGILFDNHQIFVGAKRTATWDNAVDRLDLDFDGQQILLSEGAGSKWLPATAPGVSITRSFDVNAAVIEVEGNFQIKATVVPITEKESRIHKYGVTDEDCFAHLDLSFKFYSLSGAVNGVLGQTYSSNYVSRAKMGVDMPVLGGQKEFASSSLFSTDCSVAQFSGTPPISTTNNVEYSNMNCASGFDGRGVVCKR